The genomic interval GCAGACAGCGCCGTCACCACCGCAACAAGACCGCTGACCAGCAACAACACGACCGGCTCTGATAGTGGCACCAGCAGCTTAGCCAACCGATAGACCACGAACGCCACCAAGCCAGGCACAAACATGACGATCCGCTTCTGCTTGCGCACCACATCTTCCGTGACGACAAGACTCAGGCTTGGCAATACTCGCAATGCCATTCGATGCAGCATGTAAAATTCAACGATAAACGTGGAGCGATGAGCCATGAGCGAGAAAGAGAACTCTTGACGATTCTCTTCTGTCGTTCATCATTCAGCGTTCAACGTTCTGCGCTGCCTTTGGAGCCCATTCCGAAATAACGCGCTTTCACTTCTTCCATCAACGCGACGGTAATTCGTGTCTCGCCGCGGTCGGCCACAGTCCGCTCCAATTCAATACGGGCCATCGCACGAACCGGTGCCGGCACTCTATCCAATCGACGTTCCGCCTCAGGTTCCCACTCGATCCGTTCGCCGGTCCGAGGCCGAAGCAACGTGTCGTATGTGACCACCCGTTCTCCTCTGACCCGCACATCCTGTTCCACCTCACCGCGCACGAGCGGGGCAAGGTAGGGCGGCATACGGTCCAGCCGATGCAGCGCATCATCGGTCCACATCGTCCGATCGACAAACCCGCCCGGTTGGCCGGCAGGAACATCGACACCGACCTTCAGCCCACAGCCGAGACATTC from Nitrospirota bacterium carries:
- a CDS encoding PCP reductase family protein, with protein sequence MLTCGCGRWMHTEGVEERSYDDGTPQWFIRSECLGCGLKVGVDVPAGQPGGFVDRTMWTDDALHRLDRMPPYLAPLVRGEVEQDVRVRGERVVTYDTLLRPRTGERIEWEPEAERRLDRVPAPVRAMARIELERTVADRGETRITVALMEEVKARYFGMGSKGSAER